A genomic region of Sander lucioperca isolate FBNREF2018 chromosome 6, SLUC_FBN_1.2, whole genome shotgun sequence contains the following coding sequences:
- the LOC116034427 gene encoding coiled-coil domain-containing protein 63-like, whose amino-acid sequence MATDILKEQYNNLQEENDQYKRLISQQKDNLVSLDREVTVSESRILEMLTVPGGILKQQGEHGRLRKHIRVLENKLNQDTVKFNELLSNNMDYRKHIAHLLQQKGLWCNIEKKFNRQLATQQNITEKLGERFNLAFSQRSEAEIRMLEMRECIKVETVNFTKRRMQLKTTIAHDAKRQTFMETKFQEIIPLEEDEDSKKRKQQQQYENGVKKMEMYMQGHSTLVQVTGEGDLRHISNMFIQNEQKNFAHISYINELHNRRNTLKTCTDKMKSDILFLEEENKGHDEKIKSLLKDLESELEKYSCLSDSLEKQCAVVQRTLDQLTTAISGLLDKIMQEVVIVNSDNIVHFTSILEESISNILIQANNLEDEYLVPEKMLLANSDLLPENEAVVETEHSRSSTRSIKSA is encoded by the exons GTAACTGTGTCAGAGAGCAGGATTCTGGAGATGTTAACAGTCCCAGGTGGCATCCTGAAACAACAAGGGGAACACGGCCGCCTCAGGAAACACATCCGCGTCTTAGAAAACAAACTCAACCAG GACACCGTTAAGTTTAACGAGTTGCTGTCCAACAACATGGATTATCGCAAACACATTGCTCACCTGCTGCAGCAGAAAGGCTTATGGTGCAATATCGAAAAGAAATTCAACAGACAGTTGGCTACACAGCAAAACATCACAGAGAAACTGGGGGAGAGGTTTAACCTCGCTTTCAGCCAGAG GTCAGAGGCCGAGATCCGAATGCTGGAGATGAGGGAGTGCATCAAGGTGGAGACAGTTAATTTCACCAAGAGAAGGATGCAGCTGAAGACTACCATCGCCCATGACGCCAAACGGCAGACTTTCATGGAGACAAAGTTCCAGGAAATTATTCCTTTGGAAGAAGATGAAGACTCCAAGAAGAGAA AGCAACAGCAGCAATATGAGAATGGAGTGAAGAAGATGGAGATGTACATGCAGGGACACAGCACACTAGTGCAGGTCACCGGAGAAGGAGACCTGCGTCACATAAGCAACATGTTTATTCAGAATGAACAGAAGAATTTTGCTCATATCAGCTACATCAACGAGCTCCATAACAGAAGGAACACGTTGAAGACCTGCACAGACAAGATGAAG AGTGATATCCTGTTCCTGGAGGAAGAGAACAAAGGACATGATGAGAAGATTAAAAGCCTTCTTAAGGATCTAGAG TCTGAGTTGGAGAAGTATAGCTGTCTGTCAGACTCCCTGGAGAAGCAGTGTGCTGTGGTTCAGAGGACTCTGGACCAGCTGACGACTGCCATCAGTGGCCTTTTAGACAAGATAATGCAAGAAGTGGTCATCGTCAACTCTGACAACATCGTACACTTCACCA GTATCCTTGAGGAGAGTATTAGTAACATTCTGATCCAGGCCAACAACTTGGAAGACGAGTACTTGGTTCCTGAGAAGATGCTTTTGGCCAACTCTGACTTGCTACCAG AAAATGAGGCAGTTGTGGAAACAGAGCACTCCAGGTCTTCTACACGCTCGATCAAGTCTGCCTGA
- the myl2a gene encoding myosin regulatory light chain 2, ventricular/cardiac muscle isoform, which produces MAPKKAKKRTAEGANSNVFSMFEQAQIQEFKEAFTIMDQNRDGFIDKNDLRDTFAALGRLNVKQEEIDEMLKEAPGPINFTVFLTMFGEKLKGADPEETILNAFKVFDPEGKGVLRKDYVTQMLTTQADRFSPEEMEQMFAAFPPDVTGNLDYNNLVHIITHGEEKDQE; this is translated from the exons ATG GCCCCGAAGAAAGCCAAGAAGAGGACAGCAGAAGGAGCCAACTCGAATGTGTTCTCCATGTTTGAGCAGGCTCAGATCCAGGAATTTAAAGAG GCCTTCACTATCATGGACCAGAACAGAGACGGATTCATCGACAAGAACGATCTGAGGGACACTTTTGCTGCTCTAG GACGTCTCAATGTGAAACAGGAAGAGATTGACGAGATGCTCAAAGAGGCTCCTGGCCCAATCAACTTCACCGTCTTCCTCACCATGTTCGGTGAGAAGCTGAAAG GTGCTGATCCAGAGGAGACCATCCTCAACGCGTTTAAAGTCTTTGACCCTGAGGGGAAAGGTGTACTGAGGAAGGACTA TGTGACACAGATGCTAACAACACAAGCAGACCGATTCTCTCCTGAAGAG ATGGAGCAGATGTTCGCTGCGTTCCCCCCAGATGTGACAGGGAACCTGGACTACAATAATCTGGTTCACATCATTACCCACGGAGAGGAAAAGGACCAGGAGTaa